Proteins encoded together in one Janthinobacterium tructae window:
- the mutS gene encoding DNA mismatch repair protein MutS, protein MTTVPKEINAAAAKKNSAEKLTPMMQQYLGIKENHPTMLVFYRMGDFYELFFEDAEKASRLLGITLTARGVASGNPIKMCGVPFHSLDGYLAKLVKLGESVAICEQIGDPATSKGPVERKVMRVVTPGTLTDADLLPEKAERPLLAMCSITQRKTVTTGLAWLSLASGALKLMEFSGDSGTVAARLQQELERIVPAEILSGDNGNLFDDYAGTHINRVPDWHFDVVGGHKALLDQLGVATLTGFGADGLGAAFGAAGALLRYAQSTQGRGLQHVRSLTTETESEFIGLDAATRRNLELTETIRGQESPTLFSLLDHCRTAMGSRMLRHWLHHARRDQNVARARHEAIAALAQSEAAGPLAATLAQVPDIERITTRIALLSARPRDLAALRDGLLQLPALRGDVVRCYGPGQGGESGLLAAIHAALATPTACLDLLVRAVAQEPAAMVRDGGVFATGFDAELDELRALSENAGQFLLDLETRERARTGIANLRVEYNKVHGFYIEVTHGQTDKVPDDYRRRQTLKNAERYITPELKVFEDKALSAQDKALVREKLLYDLLLAELAPHIGTLQTISQGLAQLDTLNALTEHAQQHNWAAPQLVDEPCINIIEGRHPVVEKQIERFIANDCRLVNERRLLLITGPNMGGKSTFMRQVALITLLAYVGSYVPAASATIGPIDRIFTRIGATDDLAGGRSTFMVEMTESAAILNGATEHSLVLMDEVGRGTSTFDGLALAWAIARHLIDSSRSFTLFATHYFELTQLPDSHPSAANVHLSAVEHKDSIVFLHAVQAGPASQSYGLQVAQLAGVPQPVIKAARKHLARLEAQALDATPQRDLFSLPSADPYAQEEEEEAAPLAALNAAQQALLDAIADLDPDALTPRDALEQLYQLKRLAAA, encoded by the coding sequence ATGACCACCGTCCCAAAAGAAATCAACGCCGCCGCGGCAAAGAAGAATTCCGCTGAAAAGCTCACGCCGATGATGCAGCAATATTTAGGCATCAAGGAAAACCACCCGACGATGTTGGTGTTTTATCGCATGGGCGATTTCTACGAGCTGTTTTTCGAGGACGCGGAAAAAGCCTCGCGCCTGCTGGGCATTACCCTGACGGCGCGCGGCGTGGCCAGCGGCAACCCGATTAAAATGTGCGGCGTGCCGTTTCATTCGCTCGATGGCTACCTGGCCAAGCTGGTCAAGCTGGGCGAGTCCGTGGCCATTTGCGAACAGATTGGCGACCCGGCCACCAGCAAGGGCCCTGTCGAGCGCAAGGTCATGCGCGTGGTCACGCCCGGCACCCTGACGGATGCGGACTTGCTGCCAGAGAAAGCCGAGCGTCCGCTGCTGGCCATGTGCAGCATCACGCAGCGCAAGACGGTCACCACGGGCCTGGCCTGGCTGTCGCTGGCCAGCGGTGCGCTGAAACTGATGGAGTTTTCCGGCGACAGCGGCACCGTGGCGGCGCGCTTGCAGCAGGAGCTGGAGCGCATCGTGCCGGCTGAGATCTTGAGCGGCGACAATGGCAACCTGTTCGATGACTATGCGGGCACGCACATCAACCGCGTGCCGGACTGGCATTTCGACGTGGTGGGCGGCCACAAGGCCCTGCTGGACCAATTGGGCGTGGCGACACTCACCGGCTTTGGCGCCGACGGCCTCGGCGCCGCGTTCGGCGCGGCCGGCGCGCTGCTGCGCTATGCGCAATCGACGCAGGGTCGCGGCTTGCAGCACGTGCGCTCTTTGACGACGGAAACGGAAAGCGAATTCATCGGCCTGGACGCGGCCACGCGGCGCAACCTGGAGTTGACGGAAACCATCCGCGGGCAGGAATCGCCTACGCTGTTCTCGCTGCTGGATCATTGCCGCACCGCCATGGGTTCGCGCATGCTGCGCCACTGGCTGCACCATGCGCGGCGCGACCAGAACGTGGCGCGCGCGCGCCATGAAGCGATCGCCGCGCTGGCGCAAAGCGAAGCGGCGGGGCCATTGGCCGCCACGCTGGCGCAAGTGCCCGACATCGAACGCATCACCACGCGCATCGCGCTGCTGTCGGCGCGTCCGCGCGACCTGGCCGCCCTGCGCGACGGCCTGCTGCAACTGCCGGCCCTGCGCGGCGACGTGGTCCGTTGTTATGGTCCCGGCCAGGGTGGAGAAAGCGGTTTGCTGGCCGCCATCCACGCGGCACTGGCGACACCGACCGCCTGCCTGGACTTGCTGGTGCGCGCCGTGGCGCAGGAACCGGCCGCCATGGTGCGCGACGGCGGCGTGTTTGCCACCGGATTTGATGCCGAACTGGACGAACTGCGCGCGTTGTCGGAAAACGCGGGCCAGTTCCTGCTCGACCTGGAAACGCGCGAACGCGCGCGCACGGGCATCGCCAACCTGCGCGTCGAATACAACAAGGTGCACGGCTTCTATATTGAAGTCACGCACGGCCAGACGGACAAGGTGCCGGACGACTACCGCCGCCGCCAGACCCTGAAAAACGCCGAGCGCTACATCACGCCGGAACTCAAGGTGTTCGAAGACAAGGCCCTGTCGGCGCAAGACAAGGCCCTGGTGCGCGAGAAACTGCTGTACGACCTGCTGCTGGCCGAGCTGGCGCCGCATATCGGCACCTTGCAGACCATATCGCAGGGCCTGGCCCAGCTCGACACCCTGAACGCGCTCACCGAACATGCGCAGCAGCACAACTGGGCCGCGCCGCAACTGGTCGACGAGCCGTGCATCAACATCATCGAAGGCCGCCACCCGGTGGTGGAAAAGCAGATCGAACGCTTCATCGCCAACGATTGCCGCCTCGTCAACGAACGCCGGCTGCTGCTGATTACAGGCCCGAACATGGGCGGTAAATCGACCTTCATGCGCCAGGTGGCACTCATCACCCTGCTGGCCTACGTGGGCAGCTATGTGCCGGCCGCGTCCGCCACCATCGGCCCCATCGACCGCATCTTCACGCGCATCGGCGCCACCGACGACCTGGCGGGCGGACGCTCGACCTTCATGGTGGAAATGACGGAATCGGCGGCGATTTTGAACGGCGCCACCGAGCATTCGCTGGTGCTGATGGATGAAGTCGGTCGCGGCACCTCGACCTTCGATGGCCTGGCTTTGGCATGGGCCATCGCGCGCCATCTGATCGACAGCAGCCGCAGTTTCACCCTGTTTGCCACGCACTACTTTGAGCTGACGCAACTGCCGGACAGCCACCCGAGCGCCGCCAACGTGCATTTGTCCGCCGTCGAGCACAAGGACAGCATCGTCTTCCTGCACGCCGTGCAAGCCGGTCCCGCCTCGCAAAGCTACGGCTTGCAGGTGGCGCAGCTGGCCGGCGTGCCGCAGCCCGTGATCAAAGCCGCGCGCAAGCATCTGGCGCGCCTGGAAGCGCAGGCGCTCGATGCCACGCCGCAGCGCGACCTGTTCTCGCTGCCTTCGGCCGATCCGTATGCGCAAGAGGAAGAAGAGGAAGCGGCGCCGCTGGCCGCGCTGAACGCGGCGCAGCAAGCCTTGCTCGACGCCATCGCCGACCTCGATCCCGATGCGCTCACGCCGCGCGACGCGCTGGAGCAGTTGTACCAGTTGAAACGGCTGGCAGCCGCATGA
- a CDS encoding FKBP-type peptidyl-prolyl cis-trans isomerase: MKIAKNTVVTVNYKLSDAQDNLIEDGRQPMVYLHGDYENTLPKIEEELDGKEVGYSNTIQIEPDDAFGEYDPALVKVEPRNRLPEPLEVGMQFEGMPESDSPDEEAMIFTVTDIADDKVVLDGNHPLAGIALRFSLTVADVREATDEEIAHGHVHGAHGHDHGDDEEEGDEGDHFRTHPIH; this comes from the coding sequence ATGAAGATTGCCAAAAATACGGTCGTGACTGTCAACTACAAACTGTCAGACGCGCAAGACAATCTGATCGAAGACGGCCGTCAGCCGATGGTCTACCTGCACGGTGATTATGAAAACACCCTGCCGAAGATCGAAGAAGAGCTCGACGGCAAGGAAGTTGGCTATTCCAACACGATCCAGATCGAACCGGATGATGCTTTCGGTGAATACGATCCAGCCCTGGTGAAGGTCGAGCCGCGCAATCGCCTGCCTGAGCCGCTGGAAGTGGGCATGCAGTTCGAAGGCATGCCGGAAAGCGATTCGCCGGACGAAGAAGCGATGATCTTCACGGTGACCGATATCGCCGACGACAAAGTCGTGCTGGACGGCAACCATCCACTGGCCGGCATCGCGCTGCGCTTCTCGCTGACCGTCGCTGACGTACGCGAAGCCACCGACGAAGAAATCGCCCATGGCCACGTGCATGGCGCACATGGCCATGACCATGGCGATGATGAAGAAGAAGGTGACGAAGGCGATCACTTCCGTACGCATCCTATCCACTAA
- the dapA gene encoding 4-hydroxy-tetrahydrodipicolinate synthase, with the protein MIKGSIVAIVTPMHADGSLDFPGLRKLIDWHIAEGTDSIVIVGTTGESATVSVEEHCELIKLTVEHAKGRIPIIAGAGGNSTAEAIKLTRYAKEAGADAVLQVVPYYNRPTQEGMYQHFKAIAEAVDIPVILYNVPGRTVADMSNETIVRLSAIPNIVGVKDATGNIGRGIDLLRLVPADFAVYSGDDPTAMALMFCGGHGNISVTANVAPRAMHELCVAAMAGDRATAIAINNKVFPLHQKLFVEPNPVPVKWALAEMGMMPAGIRLPLVPLAENCHATVRDALRDAGILS; encoded by the coding sequence ATGATCAAGGGCAGCATTGTAGCAATCGTCACCCCGATGCACGCTGACGGCAGTCTGGACTTTCCAGGTCTGCGCAAGCTGATCGACTGGCATATTGCCGAGGGTACGGACAGCATCGTCATCGTTGGCACCACGGGCGAATCGGCAACAGTGAGCGTGGAAGAACACTGCGAACTGATCAAGTTGACCGTCGAACATGCCAAGGGACGCATTCCTATCATCGCCGGCGCCGGTGGCAACTCCACGGCCGAGGCCATCAAACTGACGCGCTATGCGAAAGAAGCGGGCGCCGATGCTGTTTTGCAAGTGGTGCCGTACTACAACCGTCCTACCCAGGAAGGCATGTACCAGCACTTCAAGGCCATCGCCGAAGCCGTCGACATCCCCGTCATCCTGTACAACGTGCCTGGCCGCACCGTTGCCGACATGAGCAACGAAACCATCGTGCGCCTGTCCGCCATCCCGAATATTGTCGGTGTGAAAGATGCGACCGGCAATATCGGCCGTGGCATCGACCTGTTGCGCCTGGTGCCAGCGGACTTCGCCGTGTACTCGGGCGATGATCCGACGGCCATGGCGCTGATGTTCTGCGGCGGCCACGGCAACATCTCCGTGACGGCCAATGTGGCGCCGCGCGCCATGCACGAACTGTGCGTCGCAGCCATGGCGGGCGATCGCGCCACGGCGATCGCCATCAATAACAAAGTTTTCCCCCTGCACCAGAAATTGTTTGTCGAGCCCAACCCGGTGCCCGTCAAATGGGCGCTGGCCGAAATGGGCATGATGCCAGCCGGCATACGCTTGCCACTGGTGCCGCTGGCTGAAAATTGCCATGCCACCGTGCGCGATGCCTTGCGCGACGCCGGCATCCTGTCTTAA
- a CDS encoding cupin domain-containing protein, with protein MKKLTLLGDITPAQFLRDYWHKKPLLIRQAVPGFKALFDIKALAELATLDHVESRLVSHVDGHWNMQQGPLTSLPSLKQKEWTLLVQGANLHSAKADALLRQFRFLPDARLDDLMVSFATDGGGVGPHFDSYDVFLLQGQGKRHWRIGAQKDLSLIDGLPLKILSNFTPNEEFTLEPGDMLYLPPHYAHDGVAIGDCQTYSIGFRSPTFQELGEAFLQFMADSIDLPGIYSDPDLKASGKPAEIPREMLSTITEEINKVRFTEEDVTIFLGEHLSEPKHNVFFTPLSKPLTVGRFADAAQKKGVVLSRKTLMLYRGKNVFINGESFAIGKADKTALETLANERALDGAAVAQASDDVMDALYTWYQDGWIELA; from the coding sequence ATGAAAAAATTAACTCTCCTCGGCGATATCACGCCGGCGCAATTCCTGCGCGACTACTGGCATAAAAAGCCCTTGTTAATCCGTCAAGCCGTGCCTGGCTTCAAGGCCCTGTTCGATATCAAGGCCCTGGCCGAGCTGGCCACCCTCGACCACGTCGAATCGCGCCTGGTCAGCCATGTGGACGGCCACTGGAACATGCAGCAAGGTCCGTTGACCAGCCTGCCCTCGCTGAAACAGAAGGAATGGACCCTGCTGGTGCAGGGTGCCAACCTGCACAGCGCCAAGGCCGACGCCCTGCTGCGCCAGTTCCGTTTCCTGCCGGACGCGCGCCTGGACGACCTGATGGTCAGCTTCGCCACCGATGGCGGCGGCGTGGGCCCGCATTTCGATTCCTACGACGTGTTCCTGCTGCAAGGCCAGGGCAAGCGCCACTGGCGCATCGGCGCGCAGAAGGATCTGAGCCTGATCGACGGCTTGCCGCTGAAAATCCTCAGCAACTTCACACCCAACGAAGAATTCACGCTGGAACCGGGCGACATGCTGTACCTGCCGCCCCACTACGCGCACGACGGCGTGGCCATCGGCGATTGCCAGACGTATTCGATCGGCTTCCGCTCACCCACGTTCCAGGAACTGGGCGAAGCTTTCCTGCAATTCATGGCCGACTCGATCGACTTGCCGGGCATCTATAGCGATCCCGACTTGAAAGCCTCGGGCAAGCCGGCGGAAATCCCCCGTGAAATGCTCAGCACCATCACGGAAGAAATCAACAAGGTGCGCTTCACGGAAGAAGACGTGACCATTTTCCTGGGCGAACATCTGTCGGAACCGAAACACAATGTGTTTTTCACGCCGCTGTCCAAGCCGCTGACGGTGGGCCGCTTCGCGGACGCCGCACAGAAAAAAGGCGTCGTGTTGTCGCGCAAGACGCTGATGCTGTATCGTGGCAAGAATGTCTTCATCAATGGCGAATCGTTTGCCATTGGCAAGGCCGATAAAACGGCTCTGGAAACCCTGGCCAACGAACGCGCGCTCGATGGCGCCGCCGTGGCCCAGGCTTCCGATGACGTGATGGATGCCTTATATACCTGGTACCAGGATGGCTGGATCGAACTGGCTTGA
- a CDS encoding 3',5'-nucleoside bisphosphate phosphatase, producing the protein MLKVDLHCHSNISDGVLAPAAVAAYARKAGVDVWALTDHDEVSGVAAARAAALDLGMRFVAGVEISITWAGQTVHIVGLQVDENNPGLVQGLHQTRSGRDARGREIARQLDLAGIPDAYEGALKFVGNPDLMSRTHFARYIVETGKCANIPDVFKKYLSEGKPGYVEHRWATLAEAVGWIRGAGGVAVIAHPGRYRFSDMAQGVLFDEFKQLGGVAIEVVTGSHSPDQYPEYAQLANAYGFLASRGTDFHAPGESRVDFAKLPPLPANVTPIWHDWF; encoded by the coding sequence ATGCTTAAAGTCGACCTGCATTGTCATTCGAATATTTCCGACGGCGTGCTCGCGCCCGCTGCCGTGGCTGCGTACGCGCGCAAGGCGGGCGTCGATGTATGGGCGCTGACGGACCACGATGAAGTGTCCGGCGTCGCCGCCGCGCGCGCGGCCGCGCTGGACCTGGGCATGCGCTTCGTGGCCGGCGTGGAAATTTCCATCACCTGGGCCGGCCAGACCGTGCACATCGTGGGCTTGCAAGTCGATGAAAACAATCCGGGTCTGGTACAGGGCTTGCACCAGACACGTTCGGGGCGCGACGCGCGCGGCCGCGAAATCGCCCGCCAGCTGGATCTGGCCGGCATCCCCGACGCTTATGAAGGGGCCTTGAAATTTGTCGGCAATCCGGATCTGATGTCGCGCACGCACTTTGCCCGCTACATCGTGGAAACGGGGAAATGCGCGAACATCCCTGACGTGTTCAAGAAATACCTGTCGGAAGGCAAGCCGGGCTACGTCGAGCACCGCTGGGCCACGCTGGCCGAGGCGGTGGGCTGGATACGCGGCGCAGGCGGCGTGGCCGTCATCGCCCATCCGGGCCGCTACCGCTTCAGCGACATGGCGCAAGGCGTGCTGTTCGATGAATTCAAGCAACTCGGCGGCGTGGCCATCGAAGTCGTCACGGGCAGCCACAGTCCGGACCAGTATCCCGAATACGCGCAGCTGGCCAACGCCTATGGCTTCCTCGCTTCGCGCGGCACGGATTTCCATGCGCCGGGCGAGTCGCGCGTGGATTTTGCCAAGCTGCCGCCTTTACCTGCTAACGTAACCCCGATCTGGCACGACTGGTTTTAA
- a CDS encoding class I SAM-dependent methyltransferase — protein sequence MQVTEPTIETEAISGWLRRWAPLIPGGEVLDLACGAGRHARHLVSLGHPVIALDHDPEMLEKAAGTGITTSLVDLEAPGAVWPFAAGRFAGIVVTNYLHRPLLEAMVASLAPDGVLLYETFAEGNEQFGKPSNPKFLLKEGEMLTWAVQHGLRVVAYEDGRVEQPKAALVQRICAVRPDFPRLAALLPTF from the coding sequence ATGCAAGTAACTGAACCAACAATAGAAACTGAAGCGATTTCGGGCTGGCTGCGCCGCTGGGCGCCCCTGATCCCGGGCGGTGAAGTGCTGGACCTGGCCTGTGGCGCCGGGCGCCATGCGCGCCACCTGGTCAGCCTGGGCCACCCCGTGATCGCGCTCGACCACGATCCGGAAATGCTGGAAAAGGCGGCCGGCACGGGCATCACCACCTCGCTGGTGGATCTGGAGGCGCCGGGTGCCGTATGGCCGTTCGCGGCTGGCCGCTTTGCCGGCATCGTCGTCACCAATTATCTGCACCGGCCTTTGCTCGAAGCAATGGTGGCCAGCCTGGCGCCCGATGGCGTGCTGCTGTATGAAACCTTTGCCGAAGGCAATGAACAGTTCGGCAAGCCGTCGAATCCTAAATTCCTGCTGAAGGAAGGCGAAATGCTGACCTGGGCGGTGCAGCACGGCTTGCGTGTGGTAGCGTACGAGGATGGGCGCGTGGAACAGCCAAAAGCTGCTCTGGTGCAACGAATTTGTGCCGTCCGGCCGGATTTTCCACGGTTGGCAGCCTTGCTGCCGACGTTTTGA
- the bamC gene encoding outer membrane protein assembly factor BamC produces MTNCKKTKPAPATIAVRGIVIGAVAASLAGCGMISSVVGGDKVDYKSVKKASTLDVPPDLTQLQQDNRYSLPDAKNGVATASGYNAQRNATAGTPVIVGADGVVGVVPVTAGGVKVERAGNQRWLVVKQSPEVLWPQLKQFWEDSGFTVAIDQPTAGIMETEWNENRAKLPQDFIRNTIGKAFDSMYSTGEKDKFRTRVERLADGSTEIYISHRGVEEVVTGRDKETTTWTARPNDPGLEAQFLAKLMTRLGAASDDAQAKTAVDAAIVQPQHAKLVGQAATPARAIEVDEGFDRAWRRVGLALDRVGFTVEDRDRTQGTYFVRYVDPDVVKKDGFFSKLFSWGSSSDKDKEAQRYRVLVKAGNGSTSLVSILSNEGQADVSPVAEKILGLLNEQLK; encoded by the coding sequence ATGACTAATTGCAAGAAAACCAAACCGGCGCCTGCCACCATCGCCGTCCGCGGCATCGTCATCGGCGCCGTCGCAGCCAGCCTCGCGGGCTGTGGCATGATCAGTTCGGTAGTCGGCGGCGACAAGGTCGACTACAAGTCGGTCAAGAAAGCCAGCACCCTGGACGTGCCGCCTGACCTGACGCAATTGCAGCAGGACAACCGCTACTCCCTGCCGGATGCGAAGAATGGCGTGGCCACGGCTTCCGGCTACAACGCGCAGCGCAACGCCACGGCCGGTACGCCCGTCATCGTGGGCGCCGACGGCGTGGTGGGTGTCGTGCCTGTCACGGCCGGTGGCGTGAAGGTCGAGCGCGCGGGCAATCAGCGCTGGCTGGTCGTCAAGCAGTCGCCTGAAGTACTGTGGCCGCAGCTCAAGCAATTCTGGGAAGATTCGGGCTTTACCGTCGCCATCGACCAGCCGACGGCTGGCATCATGGAAACCGAGTGGAACGAAAACCGCGCCAAGCTGCCGCAGGACTTTATCCGCAACACCATCGGCAAGGCCTTCGATTCGATGTATTCGACGGGCGAGAAAGACAAGTTCCGCACCCGCGTGGAACGCCTGGCCGACGGTTCGACCGAGATCTACATCAGCCACCGTGGCGTGGAAGAGGTCGTTACGGGCCGCGACAAGGAAACCACCACCTGGACCGCGCGTCCCAACGATCCAGGCCTGGAAGCGCAATTCCTGGCCAAGCTGATGACGCGCCTGGGCGCGGCCAGCGACGATGCGCAGGCGAAGACGGCCGTCGACGCCGCCATCGTGCAGCCGCAGCACGCCAAGCTGGTGGGCCAAGCCGCCACGCCGGCGCGCGCCATCGAAGTCGATGAAGGTTTCGACCGCGCCTGGCGCCGTGTCGGCCTGGCCCTGGACCGTGTCGGCTTCACGGTGGAAGACCGCGACCGCACGCAAGGCACGTATTTCGTGCGTTACGTCGATCCGGATGTCGTCAAGAAAGATGGTTTCTTCTCGAAACTGTTCAGCTGGGGCTCGTCCTCCGACAAGGACAAGGAAGCGCAGCGCTACCGCGTCCTGGTCAAGGCCGGCAATGGCTCCACCAGCCTGGTCAGCATCCTCAGCAACGAAGGTCAGGCGGACGTCTCGCCAGTGGCCGAGAAGATCCTGGGCTTGCTGAACGAGCAGTTGAAATAA
- the htpX gene encoding protease HtpX, with amino-acid sequence MKRIVLFIATNLAVMLVLSLVLSLLGVGNPARGSTLNLGSLLVFSLVVGFTGSIFSLLISKPMAKWSTGARVIDNPTSSTELWLVNTVRALSERAGIGMPEVAVYEGDANAFATGAFKNSALVAVSTGLLQSMNRDEVEAVLGHEIAHVANGDMVTLTLIQGVVNTFVVFMARVVGFFVDNVLLKNNNREGGGRGIGYFVTVMVCEVIFGLLASIIVAWFSRQREFRADAGSAKLLGSPTPMMHALARLGGVPPGELPQSMQALGISGGNGGWGALFATHPPIEQRIAALRGVQ; translated from the coding sequence ATGAAACGTATCGTCCTTTTTATTGCCACCAACCTGGCCGTGATGCTGGTGCTGTCGCTCGTCCTCAGCTTGTTGGGCGTGGGCAATCCGGCGCGCGGCAGCACCCTGAACCTGGGCAGCCTGCTGGTGTTTTCGCTGGTGGTGGGTTTTACAGGGTCGATCTTTTCTCTGTTGATCAGCAAACCGATGGCCAAGTGGAGCACAGGCGCGCGCGTCATCGACAACCCCACCTCGTCGACCGAGTTGTGGCTGGTCAATACCGTGCGCGCCTTGTCCGAGCGGGCCGGCATCGGCATGCCGGAGGTGGCCGTGTACGAAGGCGACGCGAATGCGTTTGCCACGGGCGCCTTCAAAAATTCGGCGCTGGTGGCCGTCTCGACCGGCTTGCTGCAGAGCATGAACCGCGATGAAGTCGAAGCCGTGCTGGGCCACGAGATCGCCCACGTCGCCAACGGCGACATGGTGACCTTGACCCTGATCCAGGGCGTGGTGAATACCTTTGTCGTCTTCATGGCCAGAGTGGTGGGTTTCTTTGTCGACAATGTGCTGCTGAAAAATAACAACCGCGAAGGCGGCGGACGCGGCATTGGTTACTTTGTTACCGTGATGGTGTGCGAAGTCATCTTCGGCTTGCTCGCTTCCATCATCGTGGCCTGGTTCTCGCGCCAGCGCGAATTTCGCGCCGATGCCGGTTCCGCCAAGCTGCTCGGCAGCCCCACGCCGATGATGCATGCGCTGGCCCGCCTGGGTGGTGTGCCGCCGGGCGAACTGCCGCAATCGATGCAGGCGCTGGGCATCAGCGGCGGCAATGGCGGCTGGGGCGCGCTGTTCGCCACCCATCCACCGATCGAGCAACGCATCGCCGCCCTGCGCGGCGTGCAATAA
- a CDS encoding L-threonylcarbamoyladenylate synthase, with protein sequence MSQFFQIHPENPQLRLIKQAAQIIESGGVVALPTDSCYALVCQLDDKGAVERLRRIRGVDEKHHLTLLCRDLSELGLYARVDNRQFRLLKAGTPGAYTFILEATKEVPRRLSHPSRKTIGLRVPQHRIVQSLLEELGQPLLGATLTLPGDEDSLTDADTIRERLEKLVDLIIDGGVCAHGPSTVIDLTGAEPEVVRVGRGDPAVLGL encoded by the coding sequence ATGAGTCAATTTTTCCAGATTCACCCCGAGAATCCGCAATTGCGCCTGATCAAACAGGCGGCGCAGATCATCGAGTCCGGCGGCGTGGTCGCCTTGCCCACGGATTCCTGCTACGCGCTGGTGTGCCAGCTCGACGACAAGGGCGCCGTCGAGCGCCTGCGTCGCATCCGTGGCGTGGATGAAAAGCATCATCTGACCCTGCTGTGCCGCGACTTGAGCGAACTGGGCTTGTATGCCCGCGTGGACAACCGCCAGTTCCGCCTGCTCAAGGCGGGCACGCCGGGCGCCTATACCTTCATCCTGGAGGCGACCAAGGAAGTGCCGCGCCGCCTCAGCCATCCTTCGCGCAAGACCATCGGCCTGCGCGTGCCGCAGCACCGCATCGTGCAAAGCCTGCTGGAAGAACTGGGCCAGCCCCTGCTGGGTGCGACCCTGACCCTGCCTGGCGACGAAGACAGCCTGACGGATGCCGACACGATCCGCGAACGGCTGGAAAAGCTGGTCGACCTGATCATCGATGGCGGCGTCTGCGCGCATGGCCCCAGCACCGTGATCGACCTGACGGGAGCGGAGCCGGAAGTGGTGCGCGTGGGACGCGGCGACCCGGCCGTGCTGGGCTTGTAG
- a CDS encoding site-2 protease family protein, which yields MSDFNTIVQTVAVYLVPVLFAISLHEAAHGYAARYFGDPTASNEGRLSLNPIRHIDPFGTILLPLILYFTIQVPFGYAKPVPVDFSRLRNPKKQMAWVAFAGPGANFVMGFGWMIAFVVLSVLPPTEMGMFFRKMAGAGVSVNAAMFVFNLIPVPPLDGGRIMTGLLPMQLARPYASIERYSLYVFGALVLLMYTGILNRALLAAIEFVIGIFVTLVTPLTAILT from the coding sequence ATGAGCGATTTCAATACGATAGTCCAGACCGTTGCGGTGTACCTGGTGCCGGTGCTGTTTGCCATTTCCCTGCATGAGGCGGCGCACGGCTACGCCGCCCGCTATTTCGGCGACCCCACGGCCTCGAATGAGGGCAGGCTGAGCCTCAATCCCATCCGGCATATCGATCCTTTCGGCACGATACTGCTGCCCTTGATACTGTATTTCACGATCCAGGTACCGTTTGGCTATGCCAAGCCGGTGCCCGTCGATTTCAGCCGCCTGCGCAATCCGAAGAAGCAGATGGCCTGGGTGGCGTTTGCCGGTCCTGGCGCCAATTTCGTCATGGGTTTTGGCTGGATGATCGCCTTTGTCGTCCTCAGCGTCCTGCCGCCAACGGAAATGGGCATGTTTTTCCGCAAGATGGCCGGCGCCGGCGTCAGCGTGAATGCGGCCATGTTTGTCTTTAATCTGATTCCCGTGCCGCCGCTCGATGGCGGGCGCATCATGACGGGCTTGCTGCCGATGCAGCTGGCGCGTCCTTACGCCAGCATCGAGCGCTACAGCCTGTATGTCTTCGGCGCCCTGGTGCTGCTGATGTACACGGGCATCTTGAACCGCGCCCTGCTGGCGGCGATCGAATTTGTCATAGGAATTTTTGTCACCCTGGTCACGCCCCTGACGGCCATCTTGACTTGA